The Raphanus sativus cultivar WK10039 chromosome 6, ASM80110v3, whole genome shotgun sequence sequence gtaaaactaaatttatgaCTAAGagataaactaaattttattctagcaggtttttaaaattttcatataaaatatattttattaaaaaattagtgttACCGAGTAAACTTTAATTTTTGCGGATAAtggtttaaaaaataatttaaaagttcTGAAAACATCTAAAACAATAACATATTCTGATAATAAGctaatgaaatttatattttggttaaacatgaatatttcaaaatgaagcacatatttaaaatttacgaAGCCTATAAATTCTGAGTTTTGCTATCTAAAAAATGCATGATAGCCTTGAAATAGTAGCAGATGTATTGAATATAACCTAAACCCTCCTAAATTTTTTTGACTACCATAAACCTATTTGGTGAAACGATTTATGAACATGATTTTATCTCTTCTTCCtagtataataaatatttttaggtgTTATATTTCATGTGACTCGCTAAATCATATACCTTATGTATAATGCCAAATAACTATTCAAGATTTGAATTTCCAACTAATTTTCCACAAAGTTACTTTCTTGCGTAAGTAGTCATTTATCGCATttgcaaaaaaatatgaatgatatatatatatgttttatgaaataacttattttcatttagaaaataagatatatttattttctaaattttatattcaatgctaaaatataataaatttgtcGATTAggttaatatataaaacatagcaaataatatattaacagAATAAAAATGttccaaaattataatttagtgAAGTATCAAGAAAAACTTGGAGATATATgaatttaatttcttatatatgaTCTTAggattaattttagttttttcacAACATAGttgatatttatcttttatttttgcaaACACACATAGTTGATATATATCTGTTgataaaaattagattaaaaacTGTATACAAATTAAGGGAAGTTAGAAGAAAAATCTGTAAATCCAAAAAGAAGGGAGGGCTGAATGttgtaaaatatctaatattGATTCTTCTAATTTTGTCAGTACATAGCATGAACCAAGTATAAAATGTGGTGCAAGGGGCTTGAAGCAAACCAAGATACATCAGCAGCTTAAGTTCTTTTTCATAGACTCCATCGTTGCATTGCTGAGGTTCTCTTCTTACTGCACTTCCTTTTCGATCGTTTCTCTGACTTTAACGTTCCAGTTtgcatatttaattattattataatcatTATCTTGTTTTTTTGTATCTCTTTCATTCTCTCGAAACAACGTAAGAAGTGATATGATGACACTCAGTTTCCACTGAATATTAGTTCTGAAACCAATGATGCTAGGGTTGTTTTGTATTGTCACTTTGTTACTTTTCCCATTTATCTGTCCaattgattttggttttggtaGAGACAAAGTATTAATTAACTCCGATATAATTATGCAGACTTTGTTATTCTTCCGATCACTATCCATGAATCGTCAGGCCGAGACCGCTCCTTTCGTCCTCTCCACCCAATTCCCgtgtcctcctcctcctcctaatGGCCAGAAGAGAGGCAACATGCCCCCACCTCGCCGCAGCTCATTGCCACCCCTTCCCCCAAAGAGACCAACAACAACACGTCAGCAAACCGAGTTTCAGAATTTCAACCCCGGACCAAGGCTCCCCCCTCAGTCCCCTGTCTTCGGCTCATTGCCGCCCATCATGAGTCCTGCACCGCCGTCGTGGTCGTCGTACCAAGGTTTTCAGTCAGCGCCGCCGGTGGCTTACCACAACCAGGCGTTGCCACAGCTTCCGTTCACGGGGCCCCCTACCCCCTCCGTCAGTGCTCACAGAAGGGCCTCCTACGGTGACAACAACTCAGCTGGCTTCCCTTCTATGGATGCCATGAATATGATCTATCCGGAGCCCATGGAGATGCCCGTCGGCGTGAACTATTcaaaccaaggccatggagacaAAGAGTTTGGTATTGGGGAACCATCCGGTTTCATGGACGAGTACGTCACTGCCTACCCGGACCTggataatatttttgatttttctatTAAGAATGATGACGTGGAGAGAATCACTAGTGGATCTTCTAAGAATAAGAGAAAGGCTACCACTAGTTCTGATGTATCACCTTCAAGAAGTGTGAGAAGGAAGAGTGTGGATTGCAATAATCTCAACAATGGGAGTTCCAGCATCGGGATTGGAAATTGGATGTTTACTGAATCTCAAATGGATGAGATTGCGCGCTGTGATACACTCAAAAAACTGGTTTCTACCGATCCTAAAAGTGTCAAaaggtaatttaaaaaataaaaaagctatATAAGAGATGACGTAATTGTATTACCATGTAGTAGTCTATATGCGTATAATCATATATCCATAATGATATGCTGATATCTTCCATCATTTAAGGATCTTGACAAACCGGGAAACATCACGACGTACACAGGAGAGGAAGGCGCAGCAAGTTTTAGATTTGGAAGAAATGGTAGAGACTCTTGAGAAAGAGGTTTGTACAGTAGCTGCCCATACCAGCATTGCTGAGGTGAGACAAAACATTATACAAGCAACCAACCAACTTACTTATTATTATTCTTATGAACTGTTCCTGTAAGATACTAAGATATTGTTGTTTTGCATTTGCAGAGAACTAAATTGGGCCTGGAAGAGGACAACAAGCAAATGAGGATTCGTATTCAGGAAATGGAGGAGCAGGCCAAAGTTGCTAATGGTACGGGCACATCTTTAATTATTAGCGATTTTGTTCTTTAATCTATATCTATAGTGAATGTCTGGAGGTGTTCTATAGGGCTCGTTGTTACAATTGCATTTTAGATCTTTTCGCTTATGACCTCCATGCATATAGTAGTAATACGTACATCTTGTTGAAACAAACTTATAAAGAAACTTTGTTTATACTTGTGTTACCATTTAAAAGATCTGTAACTAACTGTagaatctatatataatatataagtgaTGTACTGTGTTGTACGTGGCAGCCTTGACGGAAAATTATAATAGAGAAATCAATCGGCTGAAGCAGAAGGGAACAGGAGAGGTAATCCCAAACAAGGAGACGACAATGGACGAAGACATGTGGGAGCTACTGAGACTGTTAGAGGAGCCGACGACAGATTATTATGGTTTCGAATGAAGAGATCATCCATATTGTCTAAGGAAGTTGAGAGGGTTGTAGGTTAAAGGCCtggattaaaataaaataaaactatttaaaaaaaaaaaatctatcttcgTTCAGTAATGtagtagatatataagaaaaatgacATGTATAAGATTCAGACAAATGTGATCATCTGTTGTACTTTATTCAGTTTGAGTAAGATCCTGttgtgtcaaaaaaaaaaacataatatatataataatattatttttttaaagaaaaaaacataaaagctCTTTATCGGGTGTTCCTTTTTCCGACCGAATTTAGTAAAAGATTCTGAGAGTCAAAGTCTTGTGTAGTTTTCTTACTTTCTGTATTTGTTGCGCCATTTGGTCAGAAGAGaagcagaaagaaagaaaaaaagattcgCATTCCGTTTTTGGTGGTTGCAGGTCaaaatttgtttcttcttcGATCAGGAAAAACAATTACTATGCATTGATCTTTTGTGATTGTTCTATGAAGAAAGCGTGTATATGTATGTTCTATCATCTGCACTGGCTATTCACCATCTTTTCAGAGCTTTACTTTTTTAGAGATATGATGATGAGGCCTaactcttcctcttcttcttcggtGCCCAATCAGCACTTGAACCGCGTCCCACTTCCTTACACCGGAGATAGAGTGGGAGCTCCTTCTCCCATCCCGCCGGCGACCTTGCCACCAAACCATTCCATGCCGGCCATGGAGGAGATAACCGTCGCCGGATTCAGCCCTTATCTGCCTCCCTCCCCATTCACCATGTACCATCCCACTTCAAGGATGGTAGCAGGTGGCGAGAATATTCTACCGCCTCCTGGAAAGTCTCATATGCGTTCCAATAGCGATGATGTCACGTTTGGGTTTAGCTCCATGATGCCTCAGCCTCTGAACTCGCTTCCTCCGCTGGTCCCTTCCAAGCCTCTAGAGAGATCGATCTCCGGAGGCCGGGAGGTGTCCGCTTTCAGGGGAAGAACATCAGAGAGCGAATACGATATTATAAGGGCGTATATGGAGGAGGAGATGGAGAGCGGTAGAGGGACgacgaggaagaagacgaaTGGTGGAAGTGGCGGTGAAGGCATTGCTTCTCCAACATGTGGACACTACAGGAGTGTTTCCTTGGATAGTTGTTTCTTGGGAAGGCCTTCGTCGAATTCAGGTGAAGGTGAAGGTGCTTATAGCGTCGAATTTGGAGACTGCGAGTTTAGTCCGGATGAAATAGAGAGGATCACCGCAGATGAGAAACTCGCTGAGATTGTTGTGGCTGAGCCTAAGCGTGTCAAAAGGTAAGTGGTGTGTGTGACAtgcacatttttttttgtttcttttgtgaCGTGAGTGTGTTTGTTATTAGGATACTGGCGAACCGTTTGTCTGCTGCACGCTCAAAGGAGCGGAAGATGCTATACACGGCAGAGTTGGAACACAAGGTGCATACTCTTCAGCGTGAAAACGCTGCATTATCAGCTCACGTCACGCATTTGCATGTGAGGACTGTCAATGTTTTTGAATAAAGTTCGGTAGTAGTCGACtcttatgttgttttcttttgtggTTCAGGGACATTCGACGGGGTTGCAGAACCAGAACAGTGAGCTCAGGTTCCGTCTTCAAGCTATGGAGCAGCAGGCACATCTGCGCAATGgtaaatattatttcaaaactCTTCATTCTATGATTTCTATCTATATAGGAGAGTCGCTTTAGTTAGTGTTGGTTTTGTATTCTGAACTCGTTGGAACCAAGTCAGTTTGTGTCATGTCCTTAGGCTGAATTTTATCGTTTTTTCTACCGTTAGTACTTTCCTTAATTAGGAAAACTTTTTTTCCATATATATGAGTTGGTTTATTACTGCCAGATGATTGCATGCGGTTTGTTATTCTATTTGTATTCCATCTCTGTGTAGTTCACTTAATAAAAAAGCTTTAGATGTTTCTTCTGGCATGTagtaacattttgtttttgtttttttcctttagAACTCATATCCCCTTTTTTTGCAGCTCTGTCTGAGAAACTGACTGAAGAAGTCCAGCGATTGAGACTGTTCATTGGCGTGCCGAGCGGCAGCGAATCTAACATATCAAAGACGTCACTAAACCCGGAGATGTTTGAGCAGCAGCTTAGGATTAGCCAGTTACAACATCAGCATTCCAATCAGAATAATAGCACCATGAACGCAAATCCTGCATCAAATGGATACTTTAGCCAACTGTCTGATGATCCGCAGTTTCGTCATATATGATGATATAAATTATCTTCATATGTGCAGagtctgttttctttttttttctttaatatttataCAGAACATATACTGAGTATATGTCCCGGTAATTTTTGATCATGTATCCTGAAACATTTACATATATGGTGGTCTTCTGTTGTTTTGGTCATAATACAGTTTGGACTTGGATTTTCATTTGAATCATCGTCTTCTCTCAAACATTTTGGCTTCcccttttaagtttttttaacaaCAGAACCAAATTTGCTTGAAATCGCAACTCTTTGGTGGTGGTAATATCAGAGTCGAGCTATACCGCGGACGAACGCCATAGATGATGATCTTACAGCAAAGCTTCATATTCTCCTCTGCCGTTACCGACTCTTTTCCTATTGGTAATGTATTTGTgtcgaaacaaaaaaaataaaaaggaaactcGTAACTCATGTAATGTgagaatttatcaaaaaaaaaaaaaaactcatgtaatGTGAGAAAACTAGTGAATGAATCCAGCTCCAAGGTTGCAATCAAATGTCTTCCATCTTCATAGACAACAGAGGGAAGACAAGGGTCTATGTACACAACGTGAAACTAAAGAGTTAACCTCCTCAAGGCTTATACTGCTTCTCTATGTCACACACAAGTACACAACTGCAGCGTTGTCATCTGACACACGCCACACTTAAACaacaagataacaaaaaaaaaaaaaaacaacaagatAACAACAGCGTTGTTCCTGCTACGTCTTTTGTTCCTGTACTTTGCCTACGGGCTTTTAATTtgaagtaaatttttttaaaaatcagcaacaaaataaaagaacCAAACTAAGTACAATAATGAcacaagttaaatcaaacatccgTGCAAAAAAACTGTTCAAATTCTAGTatacattataatatatttacaaatataatgacttgtatatatatatatatatgaaccaAATCTAATATTCGAGTTTATTAAATAGTATCtagaatttaatttatttttacagattatttttttactttttttagcTTTAGCTGTTTGGGAAGCCTTGCAACAGACAATTTCTCTCAATATCACTTATATCTGGATACGCTCAGACTCCCAAGTGCTCGTTAGAACAATCGACCAGAAATGTGGACCATCAGAGCTTCACGGAGCTCTCTCAGACATCGCCGGTTTCTCTTCCTATTTTGCTTTCTGTTTCAATTCTAAGTCCTTTGGAATTCTAATAGGCTAGCTGATGCCTTGGCCAATGCATGTCTTAACAACTTTGTCTCTTTTGGATTTAAACTCTTCTTCTAATgaaatatttgtgttttaaaaaaaactagattttgacccgctctttaaagggcgggtatatgttttgttttatgttttttctaaaatgatttaatttaatttttgtgtgttttataattatattagtgtttaatattaatttaatttaatatatttttggtgactatattcaatatgtcaagttgcataattatacacttgtaccatatgcatttcagaaaccattttaaaactttattcctaaagtttgtaacatattatatttacttagtagttacctaacataatttagtcaaaaatatttatatcccaatcgccccaaaaataaaaatctcatactctattagacataatctatatactcgaacagttcttaaattattatattcgaaaattaatatcaaactcaacccgcaactaaaaccgaataatttttttgaaaaatatttaaagaaatattgtttaacatattctgttatatatatatatatatagttgggtTAAAAtggtcttcactaactttaagtagaatcacatttaataaatatttt is a genomic window containing:
- the LOC108808597 gene encoding bZIP transcription factor 29-like, which codes for MNRQAETAPFVLSTQFPCPPPPPNGQKRGNMPPPRRSSLPPLPPKRPTTTRQQTEFQNFNPGPRLPPQSPVFGSLPPIMSPAPPSWSSYQGFQSAPPVAYHNQALPQLPFTGPPTPSVSAHRRASYGDNNSAGFPSMDAMNMIYPEPMEMPVGVNYSNQGHGDKEFGIGEPSGFMDEYVTAYPDLDNIFDFSIKNDDVERITSGSSKNKRKATTSSDVSPSRSVRRKSVDCNNLNNGSSSIGIGNWMFTESQMDEIARCDTLKKLVSTDPKSVKR
- the LOC108808598 gene encoding bZIP transcription factor 30-like, with the protein product MMMRPNSSSSSSVPNQHLNRVPLPYTGDRVGAPSPIPPATLPPNHSMPAMEEITVAGFSPYLPPSPFTMYHPTSRMVAGGENILPPPGKSHMRSNSDDVTFGFSSMMPQPLNSLPPLVPSKPLERSISGGREVSAFRGRTSESEYDIIRAYMEEEMESGRGTTRKKTNGGSGGEGIASPTCGHYRSVSLDSCFLGRPSSNSGEGEGAYSVEFGDCEFSPDEIERITADEKLAEIVVAEPKRVKRILANRLSAARSKERKMLYTAELEHKVHTLQRENAALSAHVTHLHGHSTGLQNQNSELRFRLQAMEQQAHLRNALSEKLTEEVQRLRLFIGVPSGSESNISKTSLNPEMFEQQLRISQLQHQHSNQNNSTMNANPASNGYFSQLSDDPQFRHI